The proteins below come from a single Kosakonia sp. SMBL-WEM22 genomic window:
- a CDS encoding RHS domain-containing protein, whose amino-acid sequence MEPAGAVDHLRDDTDGEIYWFSTDLNGAPLEVPDEEGSIRWSGQYGSFGEVRYQTDGFARLAQNTALAHQPLRYAGQYTDGETGPHYNLFRHYDPQTPGPDRVKRWLEPVPVCAEPAGVD is encoded by the coding sequence CTGGAGCCCGCTGGCGCGGTTGACCATCTGCGGGACGACACGGACGGGGAGATTTACTGGTTCAGCACCGACCTGAACGGCGCACCGCTGGAAGTCCCCGACGAAGAAGGCAGCATCCGCTGGAGCGGGCAGTACGGCAGCTTCGGTGAGGTCCGCTACCAGACGGACGGCTTCGCGCGGCTGGCACAGAACACAGCCCTGGCGCACCAGCCGCTGCGCTATGCGGGGCAGTACACCGACGGCGAAACTGGCCCGCACTACAATCTGTTCCGCCACTACGACCCGCAGACTCCAGGGCCCGATAGGGTTAAACGGTGGCTGGAGCCTGTACCAGTATGCGCCGAACCCGCCGGGGTGGATTGA
- a CDS encoding TIGR03745 family integrating conjugative element membrane protein — translation MGWLTCKPAFADLPQVEPPSSGGGSGLAGQIKGYIQDGLVIGGLVVAAVAFINDAIAALHTFTELRNERATWTKFGSIIVVGVVLLVTVIWLIGKSADILL, via the coding sequence ATGGGCTGGCTCACCTGCAAACCGGCCTTTGCTGATTTACCTCAGGTGGAACCCCCAAGCTCGGGCGGCGGAAGCGGCCTGGCCGGACAAATCAAAGGTTACATACAGGATGGTCTTGTCATCGGCGGGCTGGTCGTGGCCGCCGTTGCCTTTATCAACGACGCCATTGCTGCCCTACACACGTTTACCGAACTCCGTAACGAGCGGGCGACCTGGACCAAATTTGGCTCCATTATCGTGGTGGGTGTGGTGCTGCTGGTTACCGTTATCTGGCTGATCGGCAAGTCTGCCGACATTCTGCTGTAG
- a CDS encoding DUF1525 domain-containing protein, translating into MKISTLLTLSPLLMPASMLAGTVLYTDSHHSPTNIDASVSVIYLDGPEQPQKQLFGELSSNPMRPSANLPANDDPVTDNRLQHWQNLFMHYDGVGQPDPPAQRAV; encoded by the coding sequence ATGAAAATCAGCACGTTGCTGACGTTGTCCCCTCTGCTGATGCCGGCATCGATGCTTGCCGGCACGGTACTCTATACCGATTCTCACCATTCCCCGACCAACATCGATGCCTCGGTATCCGTGATTTATCTTGACGGTCCGGAGCAGCCGCAGAAGCAACTGTTCGGCGAGCTGTCGTCAAACCCGATGAGGCCGAGCGCTAACCTGCCCGCGAACGACGACCCGGTGACCGACAACCGCCTGCAGCACTGGCAGAACCTGTTTATGCACTACGACGGCGTGGGGCAACCTGACCCGCCGGCGCAGCGGGCTGTATGA
- a CDS encoding contact-dependent growth inhibition system immunity protein: MMKQRDTPLELDNLVCNYFGHDYDLIDDSEALQPKIDAYNRQSGKAMQMALLEDIDDFLALGDTMNMAFIKRYGVYFDPLLWGITPHDFLVLVREQVNIALAHSQNN; the protein is encoded by the coding sequence ATGATGAAACAGCGTGATACCCCCCTGGAGCTGGATAATCTGGTCTGTAATTATTTCGGGCATGATTACGACCTCATTGATGACAGTGAGGCACTCCAGCCCAAAATTGACGCCTATAACCGGCAGTCGGGAAAGGCGATGCAGATGGCGCTTCTCGAAGACATTGACGATTTTCTGGCTCTGGGGGATACGATGAATATGGCCTTCATTAAAAGATATGGCGTGTATTTCGATCCGTTGCTGTGGGGCATCACCCCCCATGATTTTCTGGTTCTGGTCAGGGAGCAGGTCAACATCGCCTTAGCGCACTCTCAAAACAACTGA
- a CDS encoding DUF554 domain-containing protein produces MLTGPFINAAAVLIGGTLGALMGHRLPERVRSSMPSIFGLASLGIGILLVVKCVNLPVMVLATLLGTLIGELCYVERGIGGGVNALRKLAQKRNAVETASSAHESFIQSLVAIIILFCASGTGIFGAMREGMTGDPSILIAKAFLDFFTALIFATTLGFAVAIISVPMLVIQLTLATCATLILPLTTPAMMGDFTAVGGILLLATGLRICGIKMFAVANMLPALVLAMPISALWTAFFA; encoded by the coding sequence GTGCTGACAGGTCCTTTTATTAACGCGGCTGCCGTGCTGATTGGCGGCACGCTCGGTGCGCTGATGGGCCACCGTTTACCGGAGCGCGTGCGCTCATCAATGCCCTCCATTTTTGGTCTTGCCTCGCTTGGCATCGGCATTTTACTGGTGGTCAAATGCGTCAACCTGCCGGTGATGGTGCTGGCGACGCTGCTCGGCACCCTTATTGGCGAGCTCTGTTATGTTGAACGCGGCATCGGCGGTGGCGTTAACGCCTTGCGCAAATTGGCACAGAAGCGCAACGCGGTGGAGACAGCCTCCAGCGCCCATGAGTCCTTTATTCAGAGCCTGGTGGCGATCATTATTCTCTTCTGCGCCAGCGGTACCGGGATTTTCGGTGCGATGCGCGAAGGGATGACCGGCGATCCCAGCATTCTGATTGCCAAAGCGTTTCTCGATTTCTTTACCGCGCTGATCTTTGCCACCACCCTCGGTTTCGCCGTGGCGATCATCTCGGTTCCGATGTTAGTCATTCAACTGACGCTCGCCACCTGCGCGACGCTTATTCTGCCGCTAACCACACCGGCGATGATGGGCGATTTTACCGCCGTCGGCGGGATCCTGCTGCTGGCGACCGGGCTGCGTATCTGCGGGATAAAGATGTTTGCCGTGGCCAATATGCTACCGGCGCTGGTGCTGGCGATGCCCATTTCCGCCCTCTGGACCGCCTTTTTTGCCTGA
- a CDS encoding MbtH family protein, whose protein sequence is MSNPFENEDITFLVLVNAENQHSLWPQFMAVPDGWDIVRGPASRKECIHYIEENWKDIKPKSLQNL, encoded by the coding sequence ATGAGCAATCCATTTGAAAATGAAGATATTACTTTTTTAGTATTAGTGAACGCAGAGAATCAGCACTCCTTATGGCCGCAATTCATGGCGGTCCCAGATGGTTGGGATATTGTGCGCGGGCCCGCCAGCCGCAAGGAGTGCATTCATTACATCGAGGAAAACTGGAAGGATATCAAGCCGAAAAGTTTACAAAACCTATAA
- a CDS encoding AHH domain-containing protein, producing MFLPNRNNTDGLPGILHNGKHPDEYLDAVNQRILDAHDFGSKQGVLDELQLMRETLLSADRNASWSVLL from the coding sequence GTGTTCCTACCAAATCGGAACAATACGGACGGTTTGCCTGGGATCTTGCATAATGGTAAGCATCCGGATGAGTATTTGGACGCAGTGAATCAGCGTATCTTAGATGCACATGACTTTGGTAGTAAGCAAGGTGTCCTGGATGAACTGCAGCTAATGCGAGAAACGTTACTTTCAGCGGATAGAAATGCCAGCTGGTCAGTGTTGTTATGA